Proteins from a single region of Platichthys flesus chromosome 16, fPlaFle2.1, whole genome shotgun sequence:
- the crebbpb gene encoding CREB binding protein b isoform X1 → MADNLLDVGPPTAKRPKLNSPLSGSDGPDLVSLFDLENNLPDELIPNGDLGMGMSSNGGPGGGGPSLNSIVPDAAAKHKQLSELLRPGSSSILGASPQQGGMVGSQLGAVLGKGPLGQGSPNHQSPQGQKGVAGQGNGTTAMGFNQAMLNSGQGHGVMSQTGQVMNGALGPAGRGRMQYQGQGLQGAQVGAGPGVGGSVLAETLTQGGPQLGAHNVLNAQQAANMKMGMSGAPFGQQYGQAGVQQMGATGVNAQQLQNKTALSNNLPQFPAELKGVGSLPNMSQMQQVASVGMGPGAGGSAGPTADPEKRKLIQQQLVLLLHAHKCQRREQANGEVRACTLPHCRTMKNVLNHMTHCQAGKSCQVAHCASSRQIISHWKNCTKHDCPVCLPLKNASDKRNQQPMLNSPGASLQNAISTVGPGQPSATAINSAATHIDPSSMQRAYAALGLPYGNQSPAQVRGQGPSLQNLQGPQQLRNMNALGTNQMNQMAGGMGVPSSDQTGMHSDSSLPSSLNNQLMPDGSVVGGMGNLPAATPLSASGIRKAWHEHVTQDLRTHLVHKLVQAIFPTPDPAALKDRRMENLVAYARKVEGDMYESANSRDEYYHFLAEKIYKIQKELEEKRRSRLQKQPGMSATGGLPQPGMGQPNTMGPGQAVQPPNGPVPMPNMPNQIMNRMQVPQGINQFNPMAMQNAQMSQAPMGARAPSPMNHPQQMNMSSVPPMGMSPSRMPQTQGMMGGHANNMVATQANQSQFLPQGQFPTAAGGGMNVNVGLGQPITKAAVTQKPQNSNLPLNALGSLGPQLPCGPAAQPTRGATPPHNPSAGLQQQQQQQQQQQQQQQQQQQQQLHQHQSQVLSQPSTPASTGGPSRTPTHIPSIPGPPSVMGTPPTLSQPPTPLQPQSEAPSQMQQPTSVKAQHPSTPAAASVDNRVATPGSVAELSSQKAMSDMSGTEAKPEVKDEEDDNTSGKKQTSIKMEPDDETKPLAVKKEEPEAAEPKQEPMETEEKKPVIKAEPKEEEEGGANSTSAASTAQNRKKIFKPEELRQALMPTLEALYRQDPESLPFRQPVDPMLLGIPDYHDIVKTPIDLSTIKRKLDTGQYQEPWQYVDDVWLMFNNAWLYNRKTSRVYKYCTKLAEVFEAEIDPVMQGLGYCCGRKYEFSPQTLCCYGKQLCTISRDGTYFSYQNRYHFCEKCFNEIQGNSVTLGDDPAQQQTKILKDQFEKKKNDMLDSEPFIECKDCGRKMHQICVLHHDLIWPTGFICDNCLKKSNKTRKENKFAARRLQSTRLGTYIEDRVNKYLKRQNHPEAGEVFVRVVASSDKNVEIKPGMKSRFVDSGEMVETFPYRTKALFAFEEIDGVDVCFFGMHVQEYGSECPFPNTRRVYISYLDSIHFFKPRLLRTAVYHEILIGYLEYVKRLGYVMGHIWACPPSEGDDYIFHCHPLDQKIPKPKRLQEWYRKMLDKAFAERILHDYKDIFKQATDDRLTSAYELPYFEGDFWPNVLEESIKELEQEEEERKKEENTASCETPEGTPTDSKNAKKKNNKKANKNKSSVSRANKKKPGMPNVANDLSQKLYASMEKHKEVFFVIHLHAGPVINTLPPIMDPDPLLTCDLMDGRDAFLTLARDKHWEFSSLRRCKWSTMCMLVELHNQGQDRFVYTCNECKHHVETRWHCTVCEDYDLCINCYNIKGHEHQMVKWGLGLDDDSNSQGGEASKSPQESRRLSIQRCIQSLVHACQCRNANCSLPSCQKMKRVVQHTKGCKRKTNGGCPVCKQLIALCCYHAKHCQENKCPVPFCLNIKHKLRQQQLQHRLHQAQMMRRRMATMAGRGMPLPSPPTSAAPDTPNPVQQPNTPQTPQPMPNQPQQHQPPNPANIAQVFPNNGRISQPPTPVPQGKPGPQSSPLHQQQSPLPNMPHQQQPQPLPQQQQQQQQQQQQQQQQQQQLAALKVAKQIEMVAKAKQHQQQQQNYAMNGMPMNHPRMMVQGQMQGQMQGQMQGQMQGQMQMMQGPRGPQVMQQGQWGPGMQNPMQNPQGHPPQVPPQQGPMAPQQAQGSPMPQQGQIMQRPIMPQQQGLQMPGVMPPQGPSQQGMTPQQQNMPRVMPGNIAPSALQDLLRTLKSPSSPQQQQQVLNILKSNPQLMAAFIKQRTAKYQANQPQQQMQQNPQAMLGSQAGMQAMAAMANQVQRPGMAPQQQPPQQVGPQSMAPMGPQGQMMNAAQNGNPQLYRRQQLLRMQQMQQQQQQQAQQQAVQQQGGMPQSHSQFPQQQPGPASYSQLRMQQQMAMQGGGGPMGQLPPTSQMGQPGMGMDGSQNLLQQRMLQQQQQMLKQQMGSPVQGNSMSPQSHMLQGQAQGGAHLPGQAMANSLGNQVRSPAPVQSPRPPSQQPPHSSPSPRIQPQPSPQHGALHSSSPHPSLGGPMSGSMDQGHMGTPEQSAMLPQLNTPNRPGLSNDMGMVGDTTGDTLEKFVEGL, encoded by the exons ATGGCTGACAATCTGCTGGATGTCGGACCCCCCACTGCAAAGCGACCCAAGCTCAACTCGCCTCTCTCGGGATCGGACGGCCCAG atcttgtgtctctgtttgaCCTGGAAAACAACCTTCCAGACGAACTCATTCCTAATGGAGACTTGGGGATGGGGATGTCCTCCAACGGGGGCCCAGGTGGAGGGGGTCCTAGTCTCAACTCCATCGTTCCAGATGCAGCCGCAAAACACAAGCAGCTGTCTGAGCTCCTGCGACCGGGAAGTTCTTCTATCTTGGGAGCCAGCCCCCAACAGGGAGGCATGGTGGGAAGTCAGCTTGGCGCTGTACTTGGAAAAGGTCCACTGGGGCAGGGCTCCCCCAATCACCAGTCTCCCCAGGGCCAGAAAGGAGTTGCTGGACAAGGCAATGGAACCACAGCCATGGGCTTCAATCAGGCCATGTTGAACAGTGGGCAGGGTCACGGGGTCATGAGCCAGACTGGACAGGTGATGAACGGGGCTCTGGGACCAGCAGGCCGGGGAAGAATGCAGTACCAAGGCCAGGGTCTGCAGGGGGCACAAGTGGGTGCTGGACCCGGTGTTGGAGGCAGTGTGCTGGCAGAGACCCTCACTCAAGGAGGGCCACAGTTGGGAGCACACAATGTTTTGAATGCCCAGCAAGCAGCAAACATGAAG ATGGGGATGTCGGGGGCTCCATTTGGCCAGCAGTACGGTCAGGCTGGAGTGCAGCAGATGGGGGCAACGGGGGTCAACGCCCAACAACTCCAGAACAAGACGGCCCTTTCAAACAACCTGCCTCAATTCCCTGCTGAGCTGAAGGGAGTTGGGAGTTTGCCAAACATG TCTCAGATGCAGCAGGTAGCGTCGGTGGGCATGGGCCCCGGGGCTGGAGGGTCAGCAGGCCCGACGGCCGACCCCGAGAAGCGCAAACTcattcagcagcagctggtccTGCTGCTCCACGCACATAAGTGCCAGCGGCGGGAGCAGGCAAACGGGGAGGTGAGGGCCTGCACTTTGCCCCACTGCCGCACCATGAAGAACGTCCTCAACCACATGACCCACTGCCAGGCTGGCAAGTCCTGCCAGG TGGCCCACTGTGCATCATCCAGACAGATAATCTCCCACTGGAAGAACTGTACGAAGCATGACTGCCCGGTCTGCCTTCCTTTGAAAAACGCAAGTGACAAGAGGAACCAGCAGC CCATGCTAAATTCACCTGGAGCTAGCCTGCAGAATGCCATCAGCACAGTTGGACCTGGTCAACCTAGCGCCACAGCCATCAACAGTGCTGCCACGCACATTGACCCCAGCTCCATGCAGAGGGCCTATGCTGCCCTGGGCCTGCCGTATGGGAACCAGTCCCCTGCTCAGGTCCGAGGACAGGGTCCATCTCTACAAAACCTTCAGGGTCCCCAGCAGCTGCGAAATATGAATGCACTAG GCACTAATCAGATGAACCAGATGGCAGGAGGCATGGGTGTCCCCTCTTCAGACCAGACTGGCATGCACTCCGACTCCTCTCTGCCCTCTTCACTCAACAA TCAGCTGATGCCAGATGGGTCAGTAGTAGGAGGCATGGGAAACCTGCCCGCTGCCACCCCTCTCTCTGCTTCGGGGATAAGGAAGGCCTGGCATGAACACGTCACTCAGGACCTGCGCACCCACCTGGTGCACAAACT AGTACAAGCCATATTCCCGACCCCCGACCCTGCAGCACTGAAAGACCGACGGATGGAGAACCTGGTGGCTTACGCACGCAAGGTTGAGGGTGACATGTATGAGTCGGCTAACAGCAGG GACGAGTATTACCACTTCTTGGCAGAAAAAATTTACAAGAtccagaaggagctggaggagaagaggcgCTCACGGCTCCAGAAACAGCCCGGCATGTCGGCCACAGGTGGGCTTCCACAGCCTGGTATGGGTCAGCCCAACACCATGGGACCAGGACAGGCTGTCCAACCTCCCA ATGGACCTGTGCCTATGCCCAACATGCCCAATCAGATAATGAATCGAATGCAGGTGCCCCAAG GAATCAATCAATTTAACCCAATGGCAATGCAGAATGCGCAGATGTCTCAGGCACCCATGGGAGCACGTGCTCCCTCCCCCATGAACCATCCCCAGCAGATGAACATGAGCTCCGTCCCCCCG aTGGGCATGTCCCCATCAAGGATGCCTCAGACACAAGGAATGATGGGTGGTCATGCGAATAACATGGTTGCAACGCAAGCCAACCAGAGCCAGTTCCTGCCACAGGGCCAGTTTCCTacagctgcaggtggaggaatGAATGTTAATGTAGGCTTGGGCCAGCCTATAACAAAGGCTGCTGTCACTCAG AAGCCTCAGAACTCTAACCTCCCTCTGAATGCACTGGGCTCCCTTGGCCCGCAGCTGCCCTGTGGCCCTGCAGCCCAGCCCACCAGGGGTGCAACTCCTCCACATAATCCTTCTGCCGGcctgcaacagcagcaacagcaacagcaacagcaacagcaacagcagcagcagcagcagcagcagcagttgcaCCAACACCAGTCCCAGGTGCTATCCCAGCCCTCCACCCCTGCCTCCACGGGTGGGCCCTCCCGTACCCCAACCCACATACCCAGCATCCCTGGTCCCCCCTCAGTAATGGGCACACCCCCTACCCTATCCCAGCCGCCCACGCCCCTGCAGCCCCAATCTGAAGCCCCAAGCCAAATGCAGCAGCCCACCTCAGTGAAGGCACAGCACCCCAGTACACCG GCAGCAGCCAGTGTAGATAACCGAGTAGCCACCCCAGGCTCTGTGGCTGAGCTGAGCTCCCAGAAGGCCATGTCTGACATGAGCGGCACCGAAGCCAAACCTGAAgtaaaagatgaagaagatgacaACACCTCTGGGAAGAAGCAGACTAGTATAAAAATGGAG CCGGATGATGAAACCAAACCCCTAGCggtgaagaaggaggagccaGAGGCAGCAGAGCCAAAGCAGGAACCAATGGAGACTGAGGAGAAGAAGCCGGTGATAAAGGCAGAACccaaagaagaggaggagggcggggcCAACAGCACGTCAGCCGCCTCCACCGCTCAGAACCGTAAAAAAA TTTTCAAGCCAGAGGAGCTGAGACAAGCCCTAATGCCGACACTGGAGGCCCTCTACAGGCAGGATCCAGAGTCGCTGCCCTTCAGACAACCTGTAGACCCCATGCTACTGGGCATCCCT GACTACCATGACATTGTGAAGACTCCCATCGACTTATCCACCATCAAGCGTAAGCTGGACACCGGTCAGTACCAGGAGCCTTGGCAGTATGTGGACGACGTGTGGCTCATGTTCAACAATGCCTGGTTGTACAACCGTAAGACATCCCGTGTTTACAAGTACTGCACCAAACTGGCAGAAGTGTTTGAGGCCGAGATTGACCCCGTCATGCAGGGCCTGGGCTACTGCTGTGGCCGGAAG TACGAGTTCTCACCCCAGACGCTGTGCTGCTATGGCAAACAGTTGTGTACCATCTCCAGGGATGGCACCTACTTCAGCTACCAGAACAG GTATCACTTCTGTGAAAAGTGCTTCAATGAGATCCAGGGCAACAGTGTGACGCTTGGAGACGACCCGGCACAGCAACAGAC CAAGATATTGAAAGACCagtttgaaaagaagaaaaacgaCATGTTGGACTCTGAGCC GTTCATTGAATGTAAAGACTGTGGACGAAAGATGCATCAAATCTGCGTGCTGCACCATGACCTCATTTGGCCAACAGG TTTTATCTGTGACAACTGTCTAAAGAAGTCCAATAAAACAAGAAAGGAAAACAAGTTTGCAGCAAGAA GACTGCAGTCCACAAGGCTGGGAACCTACATTGAGGACAGAGTTAATAAGTACTTGAAAAGGCAGAACCATCCAGAGGCCGGGGAAGTGTTTGTGCGAGTGGTGGCCAGCTCTGACAAAAATGTGGAGATTAAGCCTGGCATGAAGTCTAG GTTTGTAGACTCAGGCGAGATGGTGGAGACTTTCCCATACAGAACCAAAGCACTTTTTGCATTTGAGGAAATAGACGGGGTGGACGTTTGTTTCTTCGGCATGCACGTCCAGGAGTACGGCTCAGAATGCCCCTTTCCAAATACCAG ACGGGTTTACATATCATACCTTGACAGTATTCACTTCTTCAAACCACGGTTGCTAAGGACTGCAGTGTACCATGAGATCTTAATAGGTTACCTGGAGTATGTGAAGAGACTGGG GTATGTGATGGGTCACATCTGGGCCTGCCCACCCAGTGAGGGAGATGACTACATTTTCCACTGTCACCCCCTGGACCAGAAGATCCCTAAACCCAAGAGGCTTCAAGAGTGGTACAGAAAGATGCTGGACAAGGCGTTCGCTGAGAGGATCCTGCACGATTACAAG gacATTTTCAAACAGGCAACAGACGACAGACTGACCAGTGCCTACGAGTTGCCGTATTTTGAAGGTGACTTCTGGCCTAATGTTCTTGAGGAGAGCATCAAGGAGCttgagcaagaggaggaggagaggaagaaggaggagaacacTGCCTCCTGTGAGACACCCGAG GGAACCCCGACTGACAGCAAGAATGCcaaaaagaagaacaacaagaaaGCCAACAAAAACAAGAGCAGCGTCAGCCGAGCCAACAAGAAGAAGCCTGGGATGCCTAATGTAGCTAATGATCTGTCCCAGAAGCTCTACGCCTCGATGGAGAAACACAAGGAG GTATTTTTTGTCATCCACCTCCATGCTGGGCCAGTCATCAACACCCTGCCGCCCATAATGGACCCCGACCCTCTGTTGACCTGTGACCTAATGGATGGCCGTGATGCCTTTCTGACTTTAGCCAGGGACAAGCACTGGGAGTTCAGTTCTCTGCGGAGATGCAAATGGAGTACAATGTGCATGTTGGTGGAGCTGCATAACCAGGGCCAGGACCGCTTTGTGTACACCTGCAATGAATGCAAGCACCACGTGGAGACTCGCTGGCACTGCACCGTCTGCGAG GACTACGACCTATGCATCAACTGCTACAACATTAAGGGCCATGAGCACCAGATGGTGAAGTGGGGCTTGGGTTTAGACGACGACAGCAACAGTCAGGGTGGAGAGGCCTCCAAGAGCCCGCAGGAGAGCCGGCGCCTCAGCATCCAGCGCTGCATCCAGTCCCTGGTCCATGCCTGTCAATGCCGCAATGCAAACTGCTCTCTGCCTTCATGCCAGAAGATGAAGAGGGTGGTTCAACACACCAAGGGCTGCAAGCGCAAGACGAATGGTGGCTGCCCTGTCTGCAAGCAGCTCATCGCTTTATGTTGTTATCACGCCAAGCACTGTCAGGAGAACAAGTGTCCTGTTCCCTTCTGTCTCAACATCAAGCACAAACTCcgtcagcagcagctgcagcataGGCTCCATCAGGCTCAAATGATGCGCCGCAGAATGGCCACCATGGCTGGAAGGGGTATGCCCCTGCCATCTCCACCTACCTCAGCAGCCCCCGATACACCAAACCCTGTTCAGCAGCCTAATACGCCCCAGACGCCTCAGCCCATGCCCAACCAGCCCCAACAGCATCAGCCACCAAACCCTGCCAATATTGCCCAAGTATTTCCCAACAACGGCCGCATCAGCCAGCCCCCAACACCAGTCCCACAGGGCAAACCAGGACCCCAGTCATCGCCTCTGCATCAGCAGCAGTCACCTCTGCCTAACATGCCACACCAACAGCAGCCTCAGCCTCTGccgcagcaacagcagcagcagcagcagcagcagcagcagcagcagcagcagcagcagcagctggcagCCCTGAAGGTGGCCAAACAGATCGAGATGGTAGCCAAGGCAAAGCAAcatcagcaacagcagcagaattATGCCATGAATGGGATGCCCATGAACCATCCACGAATGATGGTGCAGGGCCAGATGCAGGGCCAGATGCAGGGCCAGATGCAGGGCCAGATGCAGGGCCAGATGCAGATGATGCAGGGTCCGCGGGGCCCTCAGGTGATGCAGCAGGGCCAGTGGGGTCCAGGAATGCAGAACCCCATGCAGAATCCCCAGGGTCATCCGCCACAGGTCCCTCCTCAACAAGGCCCCATGGCCCCTCAGCAGGCTCAGGGATCTCCCATGCCTCAACAGGGCCAGATCATGCAGAGACCCATAATGCCTCAGCAACAGGGTCTCCAGATGCCTGGAGTCATGCCTCCCCAGGGGCCCTCACAGCAGGGCAtgacaccacagcagcaaaacatGCCCCGGGTGATGCCTGGAAACATTGCTCCGAGTGCCCTACAGGACTTGCTGCGAACCCTCAAATCTCCCAGCTCccctcagcagcaacagcaggtTCTCAACATCCTCAAGTCTAACCCCCAACTCATGGCCGCCTTTATTAAACAGAGGACAGCGAAGTACCAGGCCaaccagccacagcagcagatgcagcagaACCCTCAGGCCATGCTGGGGTCTCAGGCAGGAATGCAGGCCATGGCAGCCATGGCAAACCAGGTGCAGAGGCCAGGGATGGCaccccagcagcagcctcctcagcAAGTAGGGCCCCAGAGCATGGCACCCATGGGCCCCCAAGGCCAGATGATGAACGCTGCTCAAAATGGCAATCCCCAGCTGTACCGTAGACAACAGCTGCTCCGGAtgcagcagatgcagcagcagcagcagcagcaggcgcaGCAGCAAGcggtgcagcagcagggaggaaTGCCTCAGAGCCATAGTCAGTtccctcagcagcagccagggCCAGCCAGCTACTCCCAGCTTCGTATGCAGCAGCAAATGGCTATGCAAGGAGGTGGGGGCCCCATGGGCCAGCTCCCTCCCACATCCCAAATGGGCCAACCTGGCATGGGCATGGATGGGTCTCAGAATCTCCTCCAGCAGCGCATGcttcaacagcaacagcagatgTTGAAGCAGCAGATGGGCTCTCCGGTGCAGGGCAACTCGATGAGTCCTCAATCACACATGCTCCAAGGCCAAGCCCAGGGAGGAGCTCATCTACCTGGCCAGGCAATGGCAAACTCCTTAGGAAACCAAGTCCGCTCCCCAGCCCCAGTGCAGTCGCCCCGTCCACCTTCGCAGCAGCCCCCGCATTCCAGTCCCTCCCCACGAATACAGCCGCAGCCTTCGCCCCAGCACGGTGCCCTCCACTCCAGCTCTCCTCACCCCAGCCTCGGAGGCCCCATGTCAGGCTCCATGGACCAGGGACACATGGGAACGCCGGAGCAGAGTGCCATGCTGCCGCAGCTTAACACACCAAATCGACCGGGGTTAAGTAATGACATGGGTATGGTGGGTGACACGACGGGAGACACGTTGGAGAAATTTGTTGAAGGATTGTAG